One window of Ictalurus punctatus breed USDA103 chromosome 22, Coco_2.0, whole genome shotgun sequence genomic DNA carries:
- the znf703 gene encoding zinc finger protein 703: MSDVPSPFGGVARTPSPLTAESSQHPARILALGPSGDSRAQARFPRLALHSSLPLADPVRHAKRLPVRILQMLSARAAHMLHADYLQPLSSAPLPIELDAKKSPLALLAQTCSQIGKPDPPSSSKLSSLSSGNLGDKDGRSTGSSLKSAEQQQQQGLEDKSSFKPYSKNNSECRKDGVVLSGSADKSGFRTSGGSSATTTCPSFPPHTSSPRTCSPSQHAPGQAHVHRHTQSPSMQKPLSVDSKTGSSDSSTESSSGSERVGKKDLDNCRLDNAQIANSSQARASVNSSSGSASSSPRPESKNDSQPPQTSLANSSHVAPISPFKPGHSVFPLPASTLGYHGSIVGAYAGYPSQFISGLDHAKSGLVGAAGMPKHPSSSPLTGTSPPSFMQGLCRDPYCLTYPNAPHLGGSNCNTCVHDPSSSLKSGFPLMYPSPHLHALHPASLSTSGASGSLSHPLYTYGFMLPSDSLPHACNWVSVSGPCDKRFATSEELLAHLRTHTSLPGMDGKLLSAYPSSVSSSAASCHLHLPPPNSPGALPSSFSLRGSPGLGLARYHPYGKPHLPGAPSLPMHSLPATAQYYSPYALYGQRLGSASALGYP; encoded by the exons ATGAGCGACGTTCCCTCGCCCTTTGGAGGAGTCGCGCGGACACCGAGTCCCCTCACCGCGGAGAGCAGCCAGCACCCCGCCCGCATCCTCGCCCTCGGTCCGAGCGGCGATTCACGAGCCCAGGCTCGCTTTCCACGGCTCGCGCTCCACAGTTCGCTTCCACTCGCGGATCCGGTGCGTCACGCGAAGCGGCTTCCCGTCCGGATTCTCCAAATGCTGAGCGCGCGCGCGGCTCACATGCTCCACGCGGACTACCTGCAGCCTCTCAGCTCCGCGCCGCTCCCCATCGag CTGGATGCTAAGAAGAGTCCACTCGCTCTTCTGGCTCAGACCTGCTCCCAGATCGGCAAGCCGGATCCTCCTTCGTCCTCCAAGCTGAGCTCGCTGTCCTCGGGCAACTTGGGAGACAAAGATGGCCGGTCGACCGGTTCGAGTCTCAAATCAGCagagcagcagcaacagcagggCCTGGAGGACAAGTCCAGCTTCAAGCCTTATTCCAAAAACAACTCGGAATGCCGGAAGGACGGAGTCGTGTTGAGCGGATCAGCCGACAAATCCGGGTTCAGGACTTCTGGTGGGAGTTCGGCTACCACGACGTGTCCGTCGTTCCCTCCTCACACCTCGTCTCCGAGGACCTGTTCACCGTCCCAGCATGCCCCAGGCCAGGCACATGTACACCGCCACACGCAGTCTCCGTCCATGCAGAAACCCCTCAGTGTAGACTCCAAAACTGGAAGTTCTGACTCCAGCACGGAGAGCAGCAGTGGCAGCGAACGCGTCGGGAAAAAAGACTTGGATAACTGCAGACTTGACAATGCCCAGATAGCCAACTCTAGCCAGGCACGCGCAAGTGTCAACTCCAGCAGTGGCAGTGCCTCGAGTAGCCCTCGACCAGAAAGCAAGAATGATTCCCAACCACCGCAGACATCCTTAGCTAATTCCAGCCACGTTGCCCCGATTTCACCATTCAAACCAGGACACTCCGTGTTTCCCTTACCTGCTTCCACCTTGGGATACCACGGCTCCATCGTTGGCGCCTACGCTGGTTATCCGTCCCAGTTCATCTCTGGGTTGGACCATGCCAAGTCCGGTTTAGTGGGTGCTGCTGGGATGCCGAAACACCCAAGCTCCAGTCCTTTAACTGGCACATCTCCTCCATCTTTTATGCAAGGCTTGTGCCGGGACCCGTACTGCCTCACTTACCCCAATGCGCCCCACTTAGGGGGAAGCAACTGCAACACTTGCGTCCACGACCCGTCCTCGTCTCTCAAGTCAGGATTCCCATTGATGTACCCTTCCCCACACCTCCATGCGCTCCATCCGGCCTCTCTGTCCACGTCCGGTGCTTCCGGCTCCCTCTCCCACCCGCTCTACACCTACGGCTTCATGCTCCCTAGTGACTCCCTTCCTCATGCCTGCAACTGGGTCTCCGTCAGTGGGCCCTGCGACAAACGTTTCGCTACTTCCGAGGAACTTTTGGCACACTTGCGCACTCATACCTCCCTTCCTGGCATGGACGGAAAGCTCCTGTCTGCCTATCCTTCCTCCGTCTCTTCTTCAGCTGCTTCTTGCCACCTACACCTGCCACCTCCCAACAGCCCCGGGGCTCTTCCGAGCTCCTTCTCGCTTCGAGGTTCTCCTGGACTCGGCCTGGCTCGCTACCATCCCTATGGCAAACCTCATTTGCCCGGAGCGCCTTCCTTACCTATGCATTCTCTCCCTGCTACGGCACAGTACTACTCACCCTATGCTCTCTACGGCCAGAGACTGGGCTCAGCATCGGCACTCGGTTACCCTTGA